A part of Clostridium novyi genomic DNA contains:
- a CDS encoding 4Fe-4S binding protein, translating to MNISVLSGKGGTGKTTISTNLAHSMKANYIDCDVEEPNGFIFLNPSNIKSKEVFMENPFIDDNKCINCGKCAKVCQFNALVKTKRDIILFERLCHSCGACELVCESKALTYKKRPIGVIEEGFFNNNICKRGILNISEPMAVPIIKELLCDLPKETNIIDCSPGTSCNVVTSLKFTDAAILVTEPTEFGLHDLKMAVGLLRMFNIPFGVVINKNTSKDNIVVNYCNDENISILGFVPYDRKAAKAYSTGNMLIDINEYKKIFNDISQKVKEELLWNL from the coding sequence GTGAATATTTCTGTATTAAGTGGAAAGGGTGGAACAGGTAAAACTACTATTTCTACTAATCTTGCACATTCAATGAAAGCCAACTATATAGATTGTGATGTAGAAGAACCTAATGGATTTATATTTTTAAATCCTTCTAATATAAAATCTAAAGAAGTTTTTATGGAAAATCCATTTATTGATGATAATAAATGTATCAACTGTGGTAAGTGTGCTAAGGTATGTCAATTTAATGCATTAGTTAAAACCAAAAGAGATATTATTTTATTTGAAAGACTTTGTCATAGTTGTGGAGCATGTGAACTTGTTTGTGAAAGTAAGGCATTAACATATAAGAAAAGACCTATTGGAGTAATTGAAGAGGGATTTTTTAATAATAATATCTGCAAAAGAGGAATTTTAAATATAAGTGAACCAATGGCTGTTCCTATAATAAAAGAGCTTTTATGTGATTTGCCTAAAGAAACAAATATAATAGATTGTTCTCCAGGTACTTCTTGTAATGTAGTAACTTCTCTTAAGTTTACTGATGCTGCAATTTTAGTAACAGAACCTACAGAGTTTGGGTTACATGATTTAAAAATGGCAGTTGGTCTTTTAAGAATGTTTAATATACCTTTTGGAGTTGTAATTAATAAAAATACCTCAAAAGATAATATAGTTGTTAATTACTGCAATGATGAAAATATATCTATACTTGGATTTGTACCTTATGATAGAAAAGCTGCAAAAGCTTATTCAACAGGTAATATGCTTATTGATATAAATGAGTACAAAAAAATATTTAATGATATTTCTCAAAAAGTAAAGGAGGAACTATTGTGGAACTTGTAG
- the hydF gene encoding [FeFe] hydrogenase H-cluster maturation GTPase HydF: protein MNNTPNSNRKYIALYGKTNSGKSSILNAIIGQDISLVSNVKGTTTDPVSKAMELIPFGPVLFIDTAGIDDESQLGNLRVERTLKTLEKTDLAIYIMDINNIDENEYKDFQNKLKEHRIPYITVINKIDTVSISYINFLKSKFKECLFVSCKDNESILYLKDELIKRLQKDEEDETIVGDLVPYNGKVIMVVPVDSEAPKGRLILPQVQIIRDCLDHGIKSYVVRDTELKSALEDIKDVDLVITDSQAFKKVNEIVPKDIKLTSFSILFARHKGDLKSFTDGIKKIKELNENSKILISESCTHNHSHEDIGRVKIPKLLNKHLGFKLNYEFKMGHDFPENIQKYDLIIHCGACMVNKKTIETRIEICREKNVSITNYGIILAYLTGILERSIEIFKLK from the coding sequence ATGAACAATACGCCGAACTCTAATAGAAAATATATTGCTTTATATGGAAAAACAAACTCAGGAAAATCCTCAATTTTGAATGCTATTATAGGGCAAGATATTTCTTTGGTATCTAATGTAAAAGGAACAACTACAGATCCTGTAAGTAAGGCTATGGAATTAATTCCTTTTGGACCTGTATTATTTATAGATACGGCAGGTATTGATGATGAGAGTCAGCTTGGGAATTTAAGAGTTGAAAGAACATTAAAAACCCTTGAAAAAACAGATCTTGCCATATATATAATGGATATAAATAATATAGATGAAAATGAATACAAAGATTTTCAAAATAAGTTAAAAGAACATAGGATACCTTATATAACAGTTATTAATAAAATAGATACGGTAAGTATAAGTTATATTAATTTTTTAAAATCTAAATTTAAAGAATGTTTATTTGTATCTTGTAAAGACAATGAAAGTATTTTGTATTTAAAAGATGAACTTATAAAAAGACTTCAAAAGGATGAAGAAGATGAAACTATAGTAGGGGATCTTGTGCCTTACAATGGTAAAGTTATAATGGTTGTTCCTGTAGATTCGGAAGCTCCAAAAGGAAGACTTATACTTCCACAAGTACAAATTATAAGAGATTGTTTAGATCACGGTATAAAAAGTTATGTAGTACGTGATACAGAACTTAAATCAGCATTAGAAGATATTAAAGATGTTGACCTTGTAATTACAGATTCTCAGGCATTTAAAAAAGTTAATGAAATAGTTCCTAAAGATATTAAATTAACTAGTTTCTCTATATTATTTGCAAGACATAAAGGTGATTTAAAATCCTTCACAGATGGAATAAAAAAAATAAAAGAACTAAATGAAAATTCTAAGATTCTAATAAGTGAAAGTTGTACTCATAATCATTCACATGAAGATATTGGTAGAGTAAAAATACCTAAACTTTTAAATAAACATTTAGGATTTAAGCTTAATTATGAATTTAAAATGGGACACGATTTCCCTGAGAATATACAAAAATATGATTTAATCATTCATTGTGGAGCTTGTATGGTAAATAAAAAAACAATAGAAACTAGAATTGAAATATGTAGAGAAAAAAATGTTAGCATAACTAACTATGGAATTATTTTAGCATATTTAACTGGAATACTTGAAAGATCCATAGAAATATTTAAATTAAAATAA
- a CDS encoding IS607 family transposase, with the protein MKYYSIGEFATKIGKTVQTLRNWDKNETLKPSHITNGGTRYYSQEQLNHFLGLKSEVQLNKKTIGYCRVSSHKQKDDLERQIENVKTYMLARGYQFEIITDIGSGINYNKKGLNQLMDMITNSEVDKVVILYKDRLIRFGFELIENLCNKYGTTIEIIDNTEKSEEQELVEDLIQIVTVFSCRLQGKRANKAKKMIKELIEDDTFKES; encoded by the coding sequence ATGAAATATTACTCAATAGGAGAATTTGCAACTAAAATAGGAAAAACAGTTCAAACTCTTAGAAACTGGGATAAAAATGAAACTTTAAAACCATCACACATAACTAATGGTGGAACAAGATATTATTCACAAGAACAACTTAATCACTTTTTGGGCTTAAAATCAGAAGTACAACTAAATAAAAAAACTATTGGATATTGTAGAGTTAGTTCTCATAAACAAAAAGACGACCTTGAAAGACAAATTGAAAATGTTAAAACATATATGTTGGCCAGAGGTTATCAATTTGAGATTATAACAGATATAGGGAGTGGAATTAACTACAATAAAAAGGGATTAAATCAACTAATGGACATGATAACTAATTCAGAGGTTGATAAGGTAGTAATTTTATACAAAGATAGATTGATTAGATTTGGATTTGAACTTATAGAAAATCTATGTAATAAATATGGAACAACCATTGAAATTATAGATAATACTGAAAAATCAGAAGAACAAGAGTTAGTTGAAGATTTAATTCAGATAGTTACAGTTTTTAGTTGTAGACTTCAAGGCAAGAGAGCTAATAAAGCTAAGAAAATGATTAAGGAGTTAATTGAAGATGATACTTTCAAAGAAAGTTAG
- a CDS encoding DUF134 domain-containing protein: MARPKKCRRIEFIPENTYFIPTGKRRCKIQETKLQLEELEAMRLKDIEGLNQEECAERMQVSRQTFQNIIDSARKKVAIALTNGNAINISGGDYTTHHCRFKCLKCGENYHIKYEQDRQKCPHCGSNEVLCIKKMDSCNKMCHQ; the protein is encoded by the coding sequence ATGGCAAGACCAAAGAAGTGTAGAAGGATAGAATTTATTCCTGAAAACACTTATTTTATACCTACAGGAAAACGAAGGTGTAAAATACAAGAAACAAAATTACAGCTAGAGGAACTCGAAGCAATGAGACTAAAAGATATAGAAGGATTAAATCAAGAAGAATGTGCCGAGAGGATGCAGGTCTCACGCCAAACTTTCCAAAATATAATAGATAGTGCAAGAAAAAAGGTGGCTATAGCATTGACTAATGGAAATGCTATAAATATAAGTGGTGGGGATTATACTACTCATCATTGTAGATTTAAATGTTTAAAATGTGGAGAAAATTATCATATAAAATATGAGCAAGATAGACAAAAATGTCCCCATTGTGGTTCAAATGAAGTTCTTTGTATAAAAAAGATGGATAGTTGCAATAAGATGTGTCACCAATAA
- a CDS encoding NifB/NifX family molybdenum-iron cluster-binding protein, with product MKIAVSSTGKELKDLMDDRFGRCTYFVIYDSETNKTEFIENEGHKTGAGAGIAAAQQILDEDINIIITGYLGPNAFDVFEGSDIEAFKCSDVTVQEAIELYRNNKLEKLEYASPARK from the coding sequence ATGAAGATAGCTGTATCTTCAACTGGAAAAGAGCTAAAAGATTTAATGGATGATAGATTTGGAAGATGTACTTATTTTGTTATATATGATAGTGAAACAAATAAAACTGAATTTATTGAAAATGAAGGACATAAAACAGGAGCAGGAGCAGGTATTGCAGCAGCTCAGCAAATTCTTGATGAAGATATTAACATAATAATTACTGGATATCTTGGTCCAAATGCCTTTGATGTCTTTGAAGGCTCAGATATAGAAGCATTTAAATGTAGTGATGTAACAGTACAAGAAGCTATAGAACTATATAGAAATAACAAACTAGAAAAGTTAGAATATGCATCACCAGCAAGAAAATAG
- a CDS encoding RNA-guided endonuclease InsQ/TnpB family protein, with product MILSKKVRLYPTEIQEQKLWQSVGTARFIYNWTLNKQQENYKNGGKFIKDSDLRKEITLMKKTDEYKWLSEVSNNVAKQAVKDCCNAYKRFFKGLADKPRFKSRKKSKPSFYNDNVKLKVKTKLVNIEKVGWIKTKEQIPINVKYTNPRINFDGKYWYLSVGIEKENPTIGLTDESIGIDVGIKDLAICSNGMTFKNINKSKEIKRLKKVLKRKQRKVSRKYDMNKIIRGGENRCQFKKTNNIIKLEKEIRLLHRRLRNIRNNHIHQATNKIVKTKPSRVVMETLNIKGMLKNKHLSKAIQEQCLYDFKVKMEYKCKLYGIEFIEADKWYPSSKTCSCCGAIKKDLKLSHRVYKCNCGLVIDRDLNASINLSRYKLA from the coding sequence ATGATACTTTCAAAGAAAGTTAGATTATATCCAACAGAAATTCAAGAACAAAAATTATGGCAATCAGTTGGAACTGCAAGGTTTATATATAATTGGACTTTAAATAAGCAACAAGAAAATTATAAAAATGGCGGTAAGTTTATTAAAGATAGTGATTTAAGAAAAGAAATTACTTTAATGAAGAAAACAGATGAATATAAATGGCTAAGTGAGGTATCAAATAATGTAGCAAAACAAGCTGTAAAAGATTGTTGTAATGCTTATAAAAGATTCTTTAAAGGTTTAGCAGATAAGCCACGTTTTAAAAGTAGAAAGAAATCTAAACCATCATTTTATAATGATAATGTTAAACTTAAAGTTAAAACTAAATTAGTTAATATCGAAAAAGTAGGTTGGATTAAAACAAAAGAGCAAATACCTATAAATGTTAAATATACTAATCCAAGAATAAATTTTGACGGAAAGTATTGGTACTTATCAGTAGGTATAGAAAAAGAAAATCCAACAATAGGCTTAACTGACGAAAGTATTGGCATTGATGTGGGAATCAAAGACCTTGCAATATGTTCAAATGGAATGACTTTTAAAAATATCAACAAAAGTAAAGAAATTAAAAGGCTTAAAAAAGTATTAAAGAGGAAACAAAGAAAAGTTAGTCGTAAATATGATATGAATAAAATAATAAGAGGAGGTGAAAACCGTTGCCAATTCAAAAAGACTAACAATATTATAAAACTTGAAAAAGAGATTAGATTACTTCATAGAAGATTAAGGAATATAAGAAACAATCATATTCACCAAGCAACGAATAAGATAGTGAAAACCAAACCATCAAGAGTTGTTATGGAAACACTTAATATAAAAGGTATGCTTAAAAATAAACATTTATCAAAAGCTATTCAAGAGCAATGTTTATATGATTTTAAAGTTAAAATGGAATATAAATGTAAGTTATATGGAATAGAATTTATTGAAGCAGATAAGTGGTATCCATCAAGTAAAACTTGTAGTTGTTGTGGAGCTATTAAGAAAGATTTAAAACTATCTCATAGAGTTTATAAATGTAATTGTGGACTTGTTATTGATAGAGATTTAAATGCAAGTATAAATCTTTCAAGATATAAATTAGCATAG
- a CDS encoding ATP-binding protein, producing the protein MELVVLSGKGGTGKTTIATAISELAKDVVRVDCDVDAPNLYLFYKGNDIEKKEFYGGKIAEINYNLCISCGKCEKVCRFDAISNNKIDSYSCEGCGTCIIVCPNNAIKLKEEKSANMYITKIDKGIISRANMDIGSEGSGKLIAELRENAKEYISENTLTIIDGSPGIGCSVISSITGSDMALIVTEPTKSGLEDLKRVSDLCNHFKVPINVCINKYDINLDMTQEIESFCKKENIDIIGEIPFDDTVVKSINELKPITYYHESKANLAIRDMWSKLYLKIV; encoded by the coding sequence GTGGAACTTGTAGTTTTAAGTGGAAAAGGTGGAACAGGAAAAACTACAATAGCAACAGCTATATCAGAACTTGCAAAAGATGTAGTTAGAGTAGATTGTGATGTAGATGCTCCAAACCTTTACTTATTTTATAAAGGCAATGATATTGAAAAGAAGGAGTTTTATGGTGGTAAGATAGCTGAGATAAATTATAATCTTTGTATTAGTTGTGGAAAATGCGAAAAAGTTTGTAGATTTGATGCAATTAGTAATAATAAAATTGATTCTTACAGTTGTGAAGGATGTGGTACATGTATAATTGTATGTCCTAATAATGCTATAAAACTAAAAGAAGAAAAAAGTGCAAATATGTATATTACTAAAATAGACAAAGGTATAATATCGAGGGCTAATATGGATATTGGAAGTGAAGGTTCAGGAAAATTAATTGCTGAACTTAGGGAAAATGCTAAAGAATACATAAGTGAAAATACATTAACAATAATAGATGGTTCACCGGGAATAGGATGTTCAGTAATATCATCTATTACAGGAAGTGATATGGCACTTATTGTTACAGAGCCAACAAAATCTGGTCTTGAGGATCTTAAGAGAGTGTCAGATTTATGCAATCATTTTAAAGTACCAATAAATGTTTGCATAAATAAATATGATATTAATTTAGATATGACTCAAGAAATAGAAAGTTTTTGTAAAAAAGAAAATATAGATATAATTGGTGAAATACCCTTTGATGATACAGTAGTAAAATCTATAAATGAATTAAAACCAATAACTTATTACCATGAAAGCAAGGCGAATTTAGCAATTAGAGATATGTGGAGCAAGTTGTATTTGAAAATTGTTTAG
- the pdaA gene encoding delta-lactam-biosynthetic de-N-acetylase produces MSKFFKNIIISLVIICGLCISIVSKNVINTSSKNTISTFTTSKTTNASNNLNTKEYNWYFKHVKNGVPPVEPPETANFLSKYDTHFLGDTSKKVIYLTFDEGYENGYTGPILDVLKKHKVPAAFFVVKPYIDSNPDLIKRMVNEGHLVCNHSWHHPSMASIHDKEKFNRELSEVEKDFEKLTGKKMPNYFRPPMGKYSEQSLGFTKDYGYKTIFWSFAYADWDPKKQPSHEFAKKKILDKTHNGAIMLLHAVSKTNAEILDDVITEWKKQGYELKSLTDIK; encoded by the coding sequence ATGTCTAAGTTTTTTAAAAATATAATTATATCTTTAGTAATTATTTGTGGATTGTGCATATCTATTGTTAGTAAAAATGTAATAAATACATCTTCAAAAAATACTATATCCACTTTTACAACTTCGAAAACTACTAATGCTTCGAATAACTTAAACACTAAAGAATATAATTGGTATTTTAAACATGTTAAAAATGGGGTACCTCCTGTAGAACCACCTGAAACAGCGAATTTTTTATCCAAATACGATACACACTTCTTAGGAGATACATCTAAAAAAGTAATATATCTAACCTTCGATGAAGGATATGAGAACGGATATACAGGTCCTATATTAGATGTATTAAAAAAACATAAAGTACCGGCTGCATTCTTTGTGGTAAAACCATATATAGATTCAAATCCTGATTTGATAAAACGTATGGTAAATGAAGGACATCTAGTGTGCAATCATAGTTGGCATCATCCTTCTATGGCTTCAATACACGATAAAGAAAAATTTAATCGTGAATTATCTGAAGTAGAAAAGGATTTTGAAAAATTAACAGGTAAAAAAATGCCTAATTATTTTAGACCACCTATGGGAAAATATAGTGAGCAATCATTAGGCTTTACAAAAGATTACGGATATAAAACTATTTTCTGGAGCTTTGCATATGCTGATTGGGATCCGAAAAAACAACCTTCACATGAATTTGCTAAGAAAAAAATATTAGATAAAACTCATAACGGAGCAATTATGCTTCTTCATGCAGTTTCGAAAACTAATGCTGAAATATTAGATGACGTTATAACAGAATGGAAAAAACAAGGATATGAACTTAAATCTTTAACTGATATTAAATAA
- the hydG gene encoding [FeFe] hydrogenase H-cluster radical SAM maturase HydG yields the protein MFINHEYIEGLLQNAKNATNEEIQKVLDKAKEHKGLSHEDIAVLLQIEDSEQLKEMYKIAGDIKKSIYGNRVVVFAPLYISDYCVNNCVYCGYQKKNCFTRKKLSMEEIKQEVRVLERMGHKRLALEAGEDPVNCPIDYIVDAIGAIYDTQEENGNIRRVNVNIAATTVENYKKLKDAKIGTYILFQETYHKPTYDKMHPKSIKGDYEYHLTAFDRAMKAHIDDVGGGVLFGLADPKFEVLGLMLHNEHLEEKFGVGFHTISVPRLKKAEGMSLKEFPHLVDDEMFKKIVAIIRIAVPFTGIILSTRETAEMRDEVIKYGVSQVSAGSCTGVGGYKEREEGKAVDQFVLGDHRSPVEVLKSLIDSKYIPSYCTACYRKGRTGDRFMSLAKSGQIQNVCGPNAIMTLMEYVMDYGDEELYNKAHELIQSEIKNIKRDDIRDLVKNNVERIKNGERDLFI from the coding sequence AATGCAACTAATGAAGAAATTCAAAAAGTTTTAGATAAGGCAAAAGAACATAAAGGATTATCACATGAAGATATAGCAGTACTTCTTCAAATAGAAGATTCAGAGCAATTAAAGGAAATGTATAAGATAGCTGGAGATATTAAAAAATCTATATATGGTAACAGAGTAGTTGTGTTTGCACCTTTATATATAAGTGATTATTGTGTTAACAATTGTGTTTATTGTGGATATCAAAAAAAGAATTGCTTTACAAGAAAAAAATTATCAATGGAAGAAATAAAACAAGAGGTAAGAGTTCTTGAAAGAATGGGTCATAAAAGATTAGCGCTAGAAGCTGGAGAAGATCCAGTAAACTGTCCTATTGATTATATAGTAGATGCAATAGGTGCTATATATGATACTCAAGAAGAAAATGGAAATATAAGAAGAGTAAATGTAAATATCGCAGCAACAACAGTAGAAAACTATAAGAAATTAAAAGATGCTAAGATAGGAACATATATATTATTCCAAGAAACATATCATAAACCAACATATGATAAAATGCATCCAAAGAGTATAAAAGGAGATTATGAATATCACTTAACTGCCTTTGATCGTGCAATGAAAGCGCATATAGATGATGTAGGAGGGGGAGTTTTATTTGGACTTGCTGATCCTAAATTTGAAGTGCTAGGATTAATGCTTCATAATGAACACTTGGAAGAAAAATTTGGAGTAGGTTTTCATACAATATCAGTTCCAAGATTAAAAAAAGCAGAAGGAATGAGTCTTAAAGAATTTCCTCATTTAGTAGATGATGAAATGTTTAAAAAAATTGTTGCAATAATTCGTATAGCAGTTCCATTTACAGGTATTATATTGTCAACAAGAGAAACAGCAGAAATGAGAGATGAAGTAATTAAATATGGAGTATCTCAAGTAAGTGCTGGCTCATGTACTGGTGTTGGAGGATATAAAGAACGTGAAGAAGGTAAAGCTGTAGATCAATTTGTTTTAGGAGATCATAGAAGTCCAGTTGAAGTTTTAAAATCTTTAATTGATAGCAAATATATACCAAGTTATTGTACTGCATGTTATAGAAAAGGAAGAACAGGGGATAGATTTATGAGTCTTGCAAAATCAGGACAAATACAAAATGTATGTGGACCTAATGCAATTATGACTTTAATGGAATATGTAATGGATTATGGTGATGAAGAACTTTATAATAAGGCACATGAATTAATTCAAAGTGAAATAAAAAACATAAAAAGAGATGACATACGTGACCTTGTAAAAAATAATGTAGAAAGAATAAAAAATGGAGAAAGGGATTTATTCATATAG
- a CDS encoding NifB/NifX family molybdenum-iron cluster-binding protein, producing MKIAVASEGNIVSGHFGHCEGFTMFDVQDNKVVGKEYIESPGHKPGFLPVFLNEKGANVIIAGGMGEHAQELFAENNIEVVVGAVGSIEETVDQYIKGELKSTGSVCTKHDHEGHCNE from the coding sequence ATGAAAATAGCAGTAGCAAGTGAAGGAAATATTGTAAGTGGACATTTTGGACATTGTGAAGGATTTACTATGTTTGATGTACAAGATAATAAGGTAGTAGGTAAGGAATATATAGAAAGTCCAGGACATAAACCAGGATTTTTACCTGTATTTTTAAATGAAAAAGGTGCAAATGTAATTATAGCAGGTGGAATGGGAGAACATGCACAAGAATTATTTGCAGAAAATAATATAGAGGTTGTAGTTGGAGCAGTAGGTTCAATTGAAGAAACTGTTGACCAATATATAAAAGGTGAGTTAAAATCAACAGGTAGTGTATGCACAAAACATGATCATGAAGGACACTGCAACGAATAA